GTGAGAAAATGCTCAATAAAACAGCCAGAAATAGTTTACTCACAAAATGATCGGTCAACATCTCAATTATTTTAAAGAACAACTGTATAAAATGATGTAAAATTAATTGAACGCTGCCGCGTTTCCGAAGCAGCGCTCAATCCAATTTATTCATCAGAAACTTCACTGCCCCACCAGTTGTTTCCGGGGTTAAAATCTTCAGACAAAAACTCCATCCTTTGCTCTTCAAGACGGGGAAGCAGATTGTTTTCAACTTCCTCGAGATGCTGCTTTTCGAGCTCAGGATCATGCTGCGGATCTTTTTCAGGATATCGGGCATCCATTTTTTCCAGATGTTCATTCAATGCCTCAGCAAGTTCCTTGCTTTTTTCCGGTCGCTCAGCGGACAAATCGGTTGTTTCTGAAAGGTCATCGCTTACATTATATAATTCATTTCGCCCGTCTTCATAGTAATGAATTAATTTCCAGTCGCCCCTTCTGATTATGGAGGAAGGTTGGCCTCCCTGATTTCCATAGTGCGGATAATGCCAGTAAATATCCCTTTCTTCTATTTTATTACCCTTTAAAAGGGGAACAAGGCTTGTTCCTTCATTATGTTCGCCAGGTTTTAGATCTTCGCCGACCAGGTCAAGAACCGTTGGGTAGAAATCCGTGTTGTTGACAGGGACATCACATGTTTCACCATCTGTCAGGCCGGGTACTTTGATAAAGTAAGGCACCCTGAGTCCTCCTTCATACTGATAACCTTTTCCTCTGAGTAAGGGTTTATTTGTGGTGGCATAATCGTCGCCGGCACAAACCCCGCCATGGTCTGATGTGAACATAACAATGGTATTGTCGTCAAGACCATTTTCTTCCAGTGTTTGAAGAACCTGGCCAACGGCATCATCTACATGCTCTACCAACCCTGCATAGATGGGATTGTCCTGTATCTGTCTGACGGGCAAAAAGTGGCCCATTTCAAAACCTTCTCCTTTGGGAGCAATACCCATTTCATCAGCCTTATCCCGGTATTTTGTCCAGTTTTCCTGAGTTGTTTGAATGGGAGCATGAACCGCATAAAAAGATAAAAAGGCAAAGAAGGCGGTGTCTTTGTTTTGTTCAATAAAGGAGTTCGTTTCTTTGGCGAGTTTTTCAGGTAAGCTCATGCCTTTCTCATCTTCATGGTCTTCCATCTTGGGATTGTTGAAGGGAGAAAAGTAGCCACCCGTGTATGGGCCTCCGGCTTCAAAGCCTCCCTGGTTGATATCAAAGCCATGGTCTTCGGGATAAGAACCTTCATCGCCCAGATGCCATTTGCCGGCGAAAAAAGTTTTGTAGCCTGCTTCTTTCATCGCCTCTGGCCATGTTACATACTTATGGGGAAGATGATCTACGTATTCGGGGGGCAATAACTTATTATGTCGTCCTTGTTCCCTCCAGTCTTCTCCGGTTCGGGCCCCGATCCAGTCGGTAATGCCATGCCGGGCTGGTGATTTACCGGTCATTATACTGGCCCGTGAGGGACTGGATACCTGGCTGGCTGCATATCCATTGGTAAAATTCATGCTTTCACCGGCAAGCCGGTCAATGTTGGGAGTCTCATAATATTCGCTGCCCGTGCAGCTAAGATCATGTTTGCCTAAATCATCAACAATGATGTACAAGACATTGGGTTGCTCACTTTCCTCTTCGCTTTCGCTGATACACGATGATGTAAAAAGGGGTAGTGCTGCCGCTCCTGAAAGGAGCATTGTGACATTTCTGATGGTGGTTTGCATAATGTTAGACTGTTATTTCATGTTTGTGTTTTGATCCATAAATATAAACATTATAGATTGCTTTTCCTATTCATATTTAAAATTTTTAGGGAGCAATTCCCTTTCCAATTTCATTGTGGTATTCTCTTTGAACTGGAATACCAATCTTATGTCAATCCTCCGTTGCAACATTTCATTGATTTAATAATTTGAACCCGCTATTGGGTTTGATTCCATATCACATTGTGATCTTTTAACCCATTATAATCTTTGCACTGTAAATCCGCCGTCCACCATGATCACTTCGCCGGTGGAATAGGGGAAATCGCCCCGGGCAAGGGATCTGACTACCTTTCCAATATCTTTGGGCTGACCCCACCGCCGTTGGGGAACCAACCCTTCGCCAATCAACTTGTCGTATTTATCTTTAACAGTTGCTGTCATGTCCGTTTCAATAATACCTGGCCGAACCTCATAGACCGGAATATCATATTCTGCCAGACGAACGGCAAACAATGAGGTGATCATGGCCATGCCTGCCTTTGAAATGCAGTATTCGCCACGGTTTACCGATGCAACCGTTGCAGAAAAAGAACCGATATTGACAATGCTGGCAAAAAACCGGGAATCGCTATTTTTCCTTTCGATCAT
This genomic window from Bacteroidales bacterium contains:
- a CDS encoding sulfatase, encoding MLLSGAAALPLFTSSCISESEEESEQPNVLYIIVDDLGKHDLSCTGSEYYETPNIDRLAGESMNFTNGYAASQVSSPSRASIMTGKSPARHGITDWIGARTGEDWREQGRHNKLLPPEYVDHLPHKYVTWPEAMKEAGYKTFFAGKWHLGDEGSYPEDHGFDINQGGFEAGGPYTGGYFSPFNNPKMEDHEDEKGMSLPEKLAKETNSFIEQNKDTAFFAFLSFYAVHAPIQTTQENWTKYRDKADEMGIAPKGEGFEMGHFLPVRQIQDNPIYAGLVEHVDDAVGQVLQTLEENGLDDNTIVMFTSDHGGVCAGDDYATTNKPLLRGKGYQYEGGLRVPYFIKVPGLTDGETCDVPVNNTDFYPTVLDLVGEDLKPGEHNEGTSLVPLLKGNKIEERDIYWHYPHYGNQGGQPSSIIRRGDWKLIHYYEDGRNELYNVSDDLSETTDLSAERPEKSKELAEALNEHLEKMDARYPEKDPQHDPELEKQHLEEVENNLLPRLEEQRMEFLSEDFNPGNNWWGSEVSDE